A stretch of the Fibrobacter sp. UWT2 genome encodes the following:
- the ileS gene encoding isoleucine--tRNA ligase produces MFREVKKEETFPQIEERVLGLWDKDESFKKSLDSRPETEPYTFYDGPPFATGLPHYGHLLAGTIKDIVPRYWTMKGKKVPRGFGWDCHGLPIESLVQNELGLAGVAEIQKLGVDKFNETCRSKVLKYTSEWKKTVRRMGRWVDFDKGYKTMDKNFMESVWWVFKQCFDKGLIYQGYRIQPYSPALATPLSNFETNQGYKDRQDPSLTLIFPLNTDEAKFKDTSILVWTTTPWTLYSNFCIVVGPDMDYNLVEQDGKKYWIAASRTAAYFKNPNVVDTCKGSELVGKDYEPLSRISDAFVTPDQLSRHYKIYPADYVSTEDGTGAVHTAPSFGEEDFQKGAELDLGLFDPLDTEGKFTDKVPMWKGLGAKEADKEIIRFFKEQGRVFKQDTIVHSYPHCWRTGVPLIYRALKTWFLKIDAPVTSKDGITKTLKEWMVENNQTVNWVPDHIKNGRFGKWLEGARDWNLSRNRFWGTPIPVWLSDDGDMIAVGSIEELQQLTGVKLDDLHKHFVDKLTIEKNGKVYRRTPEVFDCWFESGSMPYASRHYPFENKELVERSFPADFIAEGLDQTRGWFYTLTVLSNALFQKPAFKNVIVNGIILAEDGSKMSKSKRNYPDPNDLIERTGADAIRLFMINSAALKAEDLRFSEEGVKGIVKQVMLPLWNAVAFFVSNHNADAAKGQLNWKPGQEVKSDNELDRWMLATLQDLAAKVEVEMKAYRLYNVVPAVIAAVDDLTNWYVRRSRRRFWKSENDGDKNAAYATMYKVLVDFSKILAPFLPLLAEEIYQILVREVDANAPVSVHLCEFPSADKSLMDEKLVERIAMVRGMVEMGRVIRATNNVKNRMPIASMTVVAHGNEEKNVAETMKDLILEELNVREMKFLEDETKLVQLSAKPNFLAIKAKGPDYAKNMKVISAKLNSLSVDEIKALQNGETIKFDFGEVGADCLMLNRIVADGMAVEANQHFTVALDLKITDELRRACVARELVNRIQNRRKDQNYAITDKIEVTLFSASEVFKQAVAENEAYIAGETQAVAIKWAAAADGLEANDADGEAFAFTTVKA; encoded by the coding sequence ATGTTTCGTGAAGTAAAGAAAGAAGAGACCTTCCCGCAGATCGAAGAGCGCGTGCTCGGATTGTGGGACAAGGACGAAAGTTTCAAGAAGTCGCTTGACAGCCGTCCGGAAACCGAACCGTACACTTTCTACGATGGCCCTCCGTTTGCAACGGGCCTTCCGCACTACGGTCACTTGCTTGCCGGTACCATTAAGGACATCGTTCCGCGTTACTGGACCATGAAGGGCAAGAAGGTTCCTCGCGGTTTCGGTTGGGACTGCCACGGCCTTCCGATTGAATCTCTCGTGCAGAACGAACTCGGTCTCGCGGGCGTTGCCGAAATCCAGAAACTCGGTGTCGATAAGTTCAACGAAACCTGCCGTAGCAAGGTGCTCAAGTACACGAGCGAATGGAAGAAGACGGTGCGCCGCATGGGCCGCTGGGTGGACTTCGACAAGGGCTACAAGACCATGGACAAGAACTTCATGGAATCTGTGTGGTGGGTGTTCAAGCAGTGCTTCGACAAGGGCCTCATCTACCAGGGCTACCGCATCCAGCCGTACAGCCCGGCTCTCGCGACTCCGCTTTCGAACTTCGAAACGAACCAGGGCTATAAGGACCGTCAGGACCCGTCCCTGACCCTCATCTTCCCGCTCAACACGGACGAAGCCAAGTTCAAGGACACGAGCATCCTCGTGTGGACGACGACTCCGTGGACACTTTATTCCAACTTCTGCATTGTTGTGGGGCCGGACATGGACTACAACCTTGTGGAACAGGATGGCAAGAAGTACTGGATTGCCGCAAGCCGCACTGCCGCCTACTTCAAGAACCCGAATGTCGTTGATACCTGCAAGGGTTCCGAACTCGTGGGCAAGGACTACGAGCCGCTCTCCCGCATTTCCGATGCATTCGTGACGCCGGACCAGCTGTCCCGCCACTACAAGATTTACCCCGCCGACTACGTGAGTACCGAAGACGGTACTGGCGCCGTGCATACCGCTCCTTCCTTCGGTGAAGAAGACTTCCAGAAGGGTGCTGAACTCGACCTCGGCCTTTTCGACCCGCTCGATACCGAAGGCAAGTTCACGGACAAGGTCCCGATGTGGAAGGGCCTTGGCGCTAAGGAAGCCGACAAGGAAATTATCCGCTTCTTCAAGGAACAGGGCCGCGTGTTCAAGCAGGACACGATTGTGCATAGCTACCCGCACTGCTGGCGTACTGGCGTTCCTCTGATTTACCGTGCCCTCAAGACTTGGTTCTTGAAGATTGACGCGCCTGTCACGAGCAAGGACGGTATCACCAAGACTCTGAAGGAATGGATGGTCGAAAACAACCAGACGGTGAACTGGGTGCCGGACCACATCAAGAATGGCCGTTTCGGTAAGTGGCTCGAAGGTGCCCGCGACTGGAACCTTTCGCGTAACCGCTTCTGGGGTACGCCGATTCCGGTGTGGCTCAGCGACGACGGCGACATGATTGCCGTGGGGTCCATCGAAGAACTGCAACAGCTCACCGGCGTGAAGCTCGATGACTTGCACAAGCACTTTGTTGACAAGCTCACCATCGAAAAGAACGGCAAGGTTTACCGCCGCACGCCCGAAGTGTTCGACTGCTGGTTTGAATCCGGTTCCATGCCGTATGCTAGCCGCCATTACCCGTTCGAAAACAAGGAACTCGTGGAACGCAGCTTCCCGGCTGACTTCATTGCCGAAGGCCTCGACCAGACCCGTGGTTGGTTCTACACGCTGACCGTGCTTTCTAACGCTTTGTTCCAGAAGCCGGCATTCAAGAACGTTATTGTGAATGGTATTATCTTGGCCGAAGATGGTTCCAAGATGAGTAAGTCCAAGCGCAACTATCCGGACCCGAACGATCTTATCGAACGCACGGGTGCCGACGCCATCCGCTTGTTCATGATCAACTCCGCTGCTTTGAAGGCTGAAGACCTCCGCTTCAGCGAAGAAGGCGTGAAGGGCATCGTGAAGCAGGTGATGTTGCCGCTTTGGAACGCTGTTGCATTCTTTGTCTCTAACCACAACGCCGATGCCGCCAAGGGCCAGCTCAACTGGAAGCCGGGTCAGGAAGTCAAGAGCGACAACGAACTTGACCGCTGGATGCTTGCTACGCTGCAGGATCTCGCTGCCAAGGTCGAAGTGGAAATGAAGGCTTATCGCCTGTACAACGTGGTGCCCGCCGTGATTGCCGCGGTCGATGACCTCACGAACTGGTACGTGCGCCGCAGCCGCCGCCGTTTCTGGAAGTCCGAAAACGATGGCGACAAGAACGCCGCCTACGCTACCATGTACAAGGTGCTCGTAGACTTCTCCAAGATTCTCGCTCCGTTCCTCCCGCTCCTCGCCGAAGAAATCTACCAGATTCTCGTGCGCGAAGTCGATGCCAACGCTCCGGTAAGCGTGCACCTCTGTGAATTCCCGAGCGCCGACAAGTCCTTGATGGACGAAAAGCTCGTGGAACGCATCGCCATGGTGCGTGGCATGGTCGAAATGGGCCGCGTGATTCGTGCTACGAACAACGTAAAGAACCGTATGCCGATTGCTAGCATGACGGTCGTTGCTCACGGTAACGAAGAAAAGAATGTTGCTGAAACGATGAAGGACTTGATCCTCGAAGAACTCAACGTTCGTGAAATGAAGTTCCTCGAAGACGAAACCAAGCTCGTGCAGCTCTCCGCCAAGCCGAACTTCCTCGCTATCAAGGCGAAGGGCCCGGATTATGCGAAGAACATGAAGGTGATTTCTGCTAAGTTGAATTCGTTGTCTGTCGACGAAATCAAGGCTCTGCAGAATGGCGAAACCATCAAGTTCGACTTCGGTGAAGTCGGTGCCGACTGCTTGATGCTCAACCGCATCGTTGCCGACGGCATGGCCGTGGAAGCCAACCAGCACTTCACCGTGGCTCTGGACCTCAAGATTACCGACGAACTCCGCCGCGCCTGCGTGGCCCGCGAACTCGTGAACCGCATCCAGAACCGCCGTAAGGATCAGAACTACGCCATCACCGACAAGATCGAAGTGACGCTGTTCTCTGCAAGCGAAGTCTTCAAGCAGGCGGTTGCCGAAAACGAAGCATACATCGCCGGCGAGACCCAAGCAGTCGCTATCAAGTGGGCAGCTGCTGCCGATGGCTTGGAAGCTAACGACGCCGACGGCGAAGCCTTCGCCTTCACGACGGTAAAAGCCTAG
- a CDS encoding sugar porter family MFS transporter: MTNTNSNLRHIVLITLSAAIGGFLFGFDSSVINGANGALKAHFHATDYELAWSVSLALIGAAIGAFFAGKIADALGRVRCMLFASDLFVLSAIGSGIPFGIPDFIMWRVIGGLGIGMASIIAPIYIAETAPAHLRGRLGSMQQFAIVIGIFVALLSNYLIVRIAGSANAPMIGHIKAWQVMFWVEVIPAVIYGYAAWKLPESPRYLVHKGYLDQAKKVLAMINPEGVDKEVETIQSTFKNKKPSKFTDLLEIIDGKEKVAPILWAGLGLAILQQLVGINVIFYYGTMLWQSVGFGESDAFLTSVISSGVNLVMTVVAILLIDKIGRKPLLLIGSIGMAVTLGTLGLCFMNIQPDGTLPGAAPVIALIAANLYITFFAATWGPVMWVMLGEMFNNRIRTIAIAICGLAQWFANFVVTWTFPVLTGDDGIGVGPTYMIYTFFAAFSIFFVAKFIKETKGKELEEM, from the coding sequence ATGACAAATACAAATTCAAATCTCAGGCACATTGTGCTGATTACCCTATCTGCCGCCATTGGCGGATTTCTCTTCGGTTTCGACTCGTCCGTGATTAACGGCGCGAACGGAGCCCTAAAAGCACACTTTCACGCGACAGACTATGAACTTGCCTGGTCCGTTTCGCTCGCACTGATTGGCGCTGCCATCGGTGCATTTTTTGCAGGTAAAATCGCAGACGCCTTAGGCCGAGTGCGTTGCATGCTTTTTGCTTCAGACCTTTTCGTTTTAAGTGCCATCGGTTCTGGCATTCCCTTCGGCATTCCTGACTTTATCATGTGGCGCGTGATCGGCGGTCTCGGCATCGGCATGGCATCCATTATCGCCCCGATTTACATCGCCGAAACGGCGCCCGCCCATTTGCGTGGGCGACTAGGGTCGATGCAACAGTTCGCCATTGTGATCGGTATCTTCGTGGCACTGCTTTCGAACTACCTGATTGTACGCATCGCAGGGTCTGCAAATGCGCCCATGATTGGCCACATCAAGGCCTGGCAGGTGATGTTCTGGGTCGAAGTCATTCCGGCAGTGATTTACGGATACGCCGCCTGGAAGCTTCCGGAATCACCACGTTACCTTGTTCACAAAGGTTACCTTGACCAAGCCAAGAAAGTGCTTGCCATGATTAACCCTGAAGGCGTCGATAAGGAAGTCGAAACGATTCAGTCCACCTTTAAAAACAAAAAGCCTTCCAAGTTTACCGACTTGCTCGAAATCATTGACGGCAAGGAAAAGGTTGCTCCGATTCTGTGGGCAGGCTTGGGTTTGGCCATTTTGCAGCAGTTGGTGGGCATCAACGTGATTTTCTACTACGGAACGATGCTCTGGCAGAGTGTAGGCTTTGGTGAAAGCGACGCCTTCCTCACGAGCGTGATTTCTAGCGGTGTGAACCTAGTGATGACCGTGGTCGCAATCTTGCTTATCGATAAGATTGGCCGTAAGCCGCTCCTGTTGATCGGTAGCATTGGCATGGCCGTTACCTTGGGCACGCTCGGACTCTGCTTCATGAACATTCAGCCCGACGGAACCCTGCCGGGAGCAGCACCGGTGATTGCCTTGATTGCTGCAAACCTCTACATTACCTTCTTCGCAGCAACATGGGGACCGGTCATGTGGGTGATGCTCGGCGAAATGTTCAACAACCGTATTCGTACCATCGCCATCGCCATTTGCGGCCTTGCACAGTGGTTCGCCAACTTCGTGGTCACTTGGACGTTCCCTGTGCTTACCGGCGATGACGGCATTGGCGTTGGACCGACCTATATGATTTACACCTTCTTTGCAGCGTTCAGCATCTTCTTCGTGGCAAAGTTCATCAAGGAAACGAAGGGAAAAGAATTGGAGGAGATGTAA
- a CDS encoding hemolysin family protein: protein MLYIVLTVLGCLAISAFCSVTEASFYSMPPATIELLQKQKKFTARYIVHVKENIDRYIASVLVVNTIANTVGASLATALAVKNLPPIGQVSLPIILTVLILLFGEITPKTLGVKQAKIAAPLVAVPFYYITIVLSWTGIIWLCLTLTKHWTREKEDKKDVSIDDINSLVSLGLREDVIDRQQSVVIKNILALKSVPVRKVMTPRQVVFSLKADSTIGESLDERGNWPFSRVPLYEKEKDNWIGIVLRRDAYNKLAEGLRDVKLRQMMRPLQLIPDSLTLDKLLLRFLKQRGHVVGVVDEWGAIAGIVSLEDVLEEILGREIVDEYDENVDLQETARRRSKALARIRQQSKKNDLH from the coding sequence ATGCTTTATATCGTTCTGACTGTTTTGGGCTGCCTCGCTATTTCGGCCTTCTGTTCGGTAACAGAAGCGTCGTTTTACAGCATGCCGCCTGCTACTATTGAACTGCTGCAAAAACAGAAAAAGTTCACGGCGCGTTACATCGTGCATGTGAAAGAAAACATCGATCGCTACATTGCATCGGTGCTGGTGGTGAACACCATCGCGAATACGGTGGGCGCTTCCTTGGCGACAGCTCTTGCGGTCAAGAACTTGCCTCCTATTGGACAGGTTTCCCTCCCGATAATCCTTACCGTTCTTATCCTTTTGTTCGGCGAAATTACGCCTAAGACCTTGGGAGTCAAACAGGCGAAAATTGCTGCCCCTTTGGTCGCTGTTCCGTTTTATTACATTACGATTGTTCTTTCGTGGACGGGAATCATCTGGCTCTGTCTTACGCTGACCAAACATTGGACTCGCGAAAAAGAGGACAAGAAAGATGTAAGCATCGATGACATCAACAGCCTTGTAAGTCTTGGCCTTCGCGAAGATGTCATTGATCGCCAGCAGTCGGTGGTCATCAAGAATATTCTGGCTCTGAAATCGGTTCCTGTGCGTAAAGTTATGACGCCGCGCCAGGTCGTGTTTTCGCTGAAGGCCGATTCTACCATTGGTGAATCTCTGGATGAACGTGGCAATTGGCCGTTCTCTCGTGTGCCGCTTTACGAAAAAGAGAAAGACAACTGGATTGGTATCGTACTTCGTCGCGATGCATACAACAAGCTGGCAGAAGGCCTGCGCGATGTGAAACTTCGTCAGATGATGCGCCCGCTGCAATTGATTCCCGATAGCCTTACGTTAGACAAGTTGCTGCTTCGATTCTTGAAGCAACGTGGTCACGTTGTGGGAGTCGTTGATGAATGGGGTGCCATTGCTGGTATCGTTAGTCTAGAAGATGTTCTTGAAGAAATCCTCGGCCGCGAAATCGTTGACGAATACGATGAAAACGTAGACCTTCAGGAAACTGCTCGCCGCCGCTCCAAAGCCCTCGCTCGCATCCGCCAACAAAGCAAGAAAAATGACCTCCACTAA
- a CDS encoding prepilin-type N-terminal cleavage/methylation domain-containing protein, which yields MVFAKLVKRGAKSGYTLVEVLVVVIIMGVLSAMGVAGLQGAVANARVKDAAVNTAAFLERVATESRKQSAELCLVKAPGNSSKLLVYKSDESSDYCHGTIMDSLVVESPNRFVSLKDCGLVTSDWIGNNPAVFEPRRGLSAAPLEGAVCIQYGSEDRFGAARKLKLVNGIKAQWKIGKGSSGWMDL from the coding sequence ATGGTGTTTGCAAAGCTCGTAAAACGCGGTGCAAAGTCCGGCTATACCCTAGTCGAAGTCCTGGTGGTAGTTATCATCATGGGTGTACTCTCGGCAATGGGCGTTGCGGGGTTGCAAGGGGCTGTTGCGAATGCAAGAGTTAAGGATGCCGCTGTAAATACCGCCGCCTTCTTGGAAAGGGTGGCAACGGAATCTAGAAAACAATCTGCAGAATTGTGCTTAGTCAAGGCTCCTGGCAATAGCAGCAAATTGTTGGTTTATAAGTCCGATGAATCGTCGGATTATTGCCATGGTACAATTATGGATTCCCTTGTTGTGGAATCTCCGAATAGGTTTGTAAGCCTAAAGGATTGTGGTCTCGTTACGTCAGATTGGATCGGGAATAATCCTGCCGTTTTTGAACCTCGTCGCGGACTTTCTGCGGCACCTCTCGAAGGTGCTGTATGTATTCAATACGGATCGGAAGATCGTTTTGGTGCTGCGCGTAAATTGAAATTGGTTAATGGCATTAAAGCCCAGTGGAAAATTGGCAAGGGCTCTTCGGGCTGGATGGACTTGTAG
- a CDS encoding acyltransferase codes for MTSTKPNYFPALDGLRLLASINIVMLHLGSSSALNYMSDYKWIVPIVNAPAFAAGIFYVLAGFLFASKFSDPERQIPVIPFMFSRIAKLYRLHFFMTLLMFVVLVFKFSGYTHLPGLSEIGDCAAAGLAKMTHPWRSLFLHLSLTWSIVPDLGMKLNEPSWSLTSFFVCYAVTPWFSRWLFKQSDRTLWVLFGTLFIPGILWATFFGLSDNLWFDSYDAKYRFFHIFAPVRIFEYLFGMVLFRLFKEGHFDFLKRNFVSGFAQFVMLAAIYGSLFLMRPELNPGFNYFFHHSLPILLYGLFLVSLLTGKGFMARFFCIGIVRKIGRASFYPYLIHLPLITIAWGICNLNAPKNTILFLIFVYTVSTLYSEFKVWRRKKAKAKLAQNSAK; via the coding sequence ATGACCTCCACTAAACCGAATTACTTCCCGGCTCTCGATGGCCTTCGACTCCTCGCAAGCATTAACATTGTAATGCTGCATCTGGGTTCTTCTAGCGCCCTCAACTACATGTCCGATTATAAGTGGATTGTTCCAATCGTGAATGCTCCTGCATTTGCGGCCGGTATTTTCTACGTGCTTGCGGGATTCCTCTTTGCAAGCAAGTTCAGTGATCCGGAACGACAGATTCCTGTAATTCCCTTCATGTTCAGCCGCATTGCAAAGCTTTACCGTTTGCACTTCTTTATGACGCTTCTCATGTTTGTGGTGCTTGTCTTTAAATTTAGCGGCTATACTCATTTGCCTGGCCTCTCTGAAATTGGTGACTGCGCTGCTGCTGGCCTTGCTAAAATGACACACCCGTGGCGAAGCCTTTTTTTGCATCTGTCGCTCACTTGGTCTATCGTGCCGGATCTCGGCATGAAACTGAATGAACCGTCTTGGTCCCTTACCAGCTTTTTCGTGTGCTACGCGGTGACTCCTTGGTTCAGCCGCTGGCTTTTCAAGCAGAGTGACCGCACGCTTTGGGTGCTTTTTGGAACGCTCTTTATTCCGGGAATTTTGTGGGCTACGTTCTTTGGCCTTTCCGATAATCTTTGGTTCGACAGTTACGATGCCAAGTACCGTTTCTTCCATATCTTTGCCCCAGTCCGTATTTTTGAATACTTGTTCGGCATGGTGCTCTTTAGGCTCTTTAAAGAAGGCCACTTCGATTTCCTCAAGCGAAATTTTGTAAGCGGTTTTGCTCAGTTCGTGATGCTTGCCGCCATTTATGGTAGTTTGTTCTTGATGCGCCCGGAACTGAATCCCGGCTTCAACTATTTCTTCCATCATTCCCTTCCGATTTTGCTTTACGGACTTTTCCTAGTTTCGCTGCTTACAGGAAAGGGCTTTATGGCTCGCTTCTTTTGCATCGGGATTGTCCGTAAAATTGGCCGCGCTTCGTTCTACCCGTATTTGATTCACCTTCCGCTGATTACGATTGCTTGGGGCATTTGCAATTTGAATGCTCCTAAAAACACGATTCTCTTCTTGATATTCGTCTACACGGTCAGTACCTTGTACAGCGAATTTAAGGTGTGGCGTCGTAAAAAGGCGAAAGCAAAACTCGCTCAGAATTCTGCAAAGTAA
- a CDS encoding glycosyl hydrolase family 8 encodes MKNIFKVAIGALALTAATASFAGQYPFPQNMKHPHGTTIEYADTDMIKAHYQKWKKAWYNSNNGWIYAPEGTGSTVSEAIAYGMLIAVYMDDQTMFDKVYGVWTSNGGNGGGMNWRIGEGGGTGSATDADVDAALALVMASKQWSKDSYLTDAKKIISWIGTNDINGGHVKPGNQWNDAFNPSYGTLANFELFKSVDASGPWANVLSTTASDLKACQNSSTGLVPDWCDWNSHKPTKTSASVAQTENAGFFDDAARTPWRMAWAYYWYGNSDAKAFNKKVSDWLIPTTHTASGVNSGYYVDGQPELSTKRRFVSSTFSGGLGLATSSVDGDDAKAYLGTTYKALSTLTSCETAQGCGEGVAGEKYYPATLNLLYLLLMTGNMPNLYDISKFTKFTPDPSKAPSVSEIGGVQQAIKDTTVGLSGFWNWGAYHDKLGIGTKMVPDSGSSPLFLKEDGQIYAEASMEIGPEPKWTKEKADAGLLKYPSAGIAMSFLANDKKGVNFNTLGIKAVRVTMKASGPIRMAILNEFTAEAGAEPGIFVPTSSEYKATTYDMTPYDQGVKGFDDDNFGGLLSWVDKNEAPEGTQIVTAVTGFKWEVKDAKGGIGEFSIKSIEFLDASGNVIDPAKITGIEIRTGINAVATAPAAAKISVSGMTISAGAAQDIAVFSLQGKKIVSGKASVTVPSKGIYLVRVNGKLSKVNVK; translated from the coding sequence ATGAAGAACATTTTCAAAGTTGCGATCGGCGCACTCGCCCTTACGGCAGCGACCGCCTCTTTTGCGGGTCAGTATCCCTTCCCGCAGAACATGAAACATCCGCACGGCACGACCATTGAATATGCCGATACGGACATGATCAAGGCCCACTACCAGAAGTGGAAAAAGGCCTGGTACAACTCCAACAATGGTTGGATTTATGCACCGGAAGGAACCGGTTCTACCGTTTCCGAAGCTATCGCTTACGGTATGTTGATTGCTGTCTACATGGACGATCAGACCATGTTCGATAAGGTTTATGGCGTTTGGACATCCAACGGCGGCAACGGCGGTGGTATGAACTGGCGTATCGGTGAAGGTGGCGGTACCGGTTCTGCAACTGACGCAGACGTTGACGCTGCTCTCGCTCTCGTGATGGCTTCCAAGCAGTGGAGCAAGGACTCCTACCTGACTGACGCCAAGAAGATTATCTCTTGGATTGGCACCAACGACATTAACGGTGGCCATGTTAAGCCGGGTAACCAGTGGAATGACGCTTTCAACCCGAGCTATGGTACGCTCGCTAACTTTGAACTCTTCAAGTCTGTTGACGCTTCTGGTCCGTGGGCAAACGTGCTCTCTACCACCGCTTCTGACCTGAAGGCTTGCCAGAACTCCTCTACGGGTCTTGTCCCGGACTGGTGCGACTGGAACTCTCATAAGCCGACCAAGACTTCCGCTTCTGTGGCTCAGACCGAAAATGCGGGCTTCTTCGATGACGCTGCCCGTACTCCGTGGCGCATGGCTTGGGCTTACTACTGGTATGGTAATTCCGATGCAAAGGCCTTCAACAAGAAGGTTTCTGATTGGCTCATCCCGACTACTCACACTGCTAGTGGCGTGAATTCCGGTTACTATGTAGATGGTCAGCCGGAACTCTCTACCAAGCGTCGTTTCGTTTCTTCTACCTTCTCTGGTGGTCTCGGCCTCGCCACTTCTTCTGTTGATGGTGATGACGCTAAGGCTTACCTCGGTACGACCTATAAGGCTCTTTCCACTCTCACGAGCTGCGAAACTGCTCAGGGTTGCGGTGAAGGCGTTGCCGGTGAAAAGTACTATCCGGCTACTTTGAACCTCCTTTACCTCCTCCTCATGACCGGTAACATGCCGAACCTCTATGATATTTCCAAGTTCACCAAGTTCACTCCGGATCCGAGCAAGGCTCCGTCTGTTTCTGAAATTGGCGGTGTACAGCAGGCTATTAAGGATACGACTGTTGGTCTTTCTGGCTTCTGGAACTGGGGTGCATACCACGACAAGCTCGGTATCGGTACCAAGATGGTTCCGGATTCCGGTTCTTCTCCGCTCTTCCTCAAGGAAGATGGTCAGATCTACGCCGAAGCATCCATGGAAATTGGCCCGGAACCGAAATGGACTAAGGAAAAGGCTGATGCAGGCCTCCTCAAGTATCCGTCTGCTGGTATCGCCATGTCCTTCCTCGCTAACGACAAGAAGGGCGTGAACTTCAATACTCTCGGTATTAAGGCTGTTCGTGTGACCATGAAGGCATCTGGTCCGATTCGTATGGCTATCCTTAACGAATTCACTGCCGAAGCTGGTGCTGAACCGGGTATTTTCGTCCCGACGAGTTCTGAATACAAGGCTACGACTTATGACATGACTCCGTACGATCAGGGTGTCAAGGGCTTCGATGACGATAACTTTGGTGGCCTTCTTTCCTGGGTTGACAAGAATGAAGCTCCGGAAGGAACTCAGATCGTTACCGCTGTGACTGGCTTCAAGTGGGAAGTGAAGGACGCTAAGGGCGGTATCGGTGAATTCTCCATCAAGTCCATTGAATTCCTCGATGCAAGCGGCAATGTGATTGATCCGGCCAAGATTACCGGTATCGAAATCAGAACTGGCATCAACGCTGTTGCTACGGCTCCGGCTGCTGCAAAGATCTCTGTTTCTGGCATGACCATCTCTGCTGGCGCCGCTCAGGATATCGCCGTGTTCTCTCTCCAGGGCAAGAAGATTGTTTCTGGCAAGGCTTCCGTGACTGTTCCGAGCAAGGGTATCTACCTGGTTCGCGTGAACGGCAAGCTCTCCAAGGTGAACGTCAAGTAA
- a CDS encoding type II secretion system protein: MKKSGFTLMELLVYMAIVGIVVVIAGEAFSNSTKFRIRTDNMIKSSHEAEELASLLKADVQQTGAKYSKENTVPGDNDSFDGHVVNVYMDPTSDLSSFNIDPISDAYDNFTIRYLRYDDQGRYQATEQVEWSVDDTKKVLKRNCVLLDKLSSYNPKRDPCSAGAIEMATGVEKFKVYPAIPSIRSNADADHQDEQVFPPVGTDVFSLIARVDAADIIAPSYVSGGGTGVSLRGFARNYNDANGTINDALKQKNELYVAMNSGTSTAFSECRQLTLEAGIEYEISFGLAYPNDESDAAQLFVPGRDHMAVGFRNTSGQPIANFNDFLFYPPTSTTSQGNRTMRFTVPQKIENVCMAFTFATYSPLAGSGTVTISNLKLKRIAGSNYVFDPAITIPTVDKKNVKAFKIELEVGRGGKNGHAGETGHIDIVVPAPSNGVGI, encoded by the coding sequence ATGAAAAAGTCTGGCTTTACCCTTATGGAACTTCTTGTCTACATGGCGATTGTAGGCATTGTTGTCGTTATTGCGGGCGAAGCTTTCAGCAACTCGACGAAGTTCCGTATTCGTACCGACAATATGATCAAGTCTTCTCATGAAGCAGAAGAATTGGCGTCTTTACTTAAGGCTGATGTTCAGCAGACGGGGGCGAAGTATTCAAAGGAAAATACTGTTCCTGGCGATAATGATTCTTTTGATGGACATGTAGTCAATGTCTATATGGATCCGACTAGCGATCTTTCTTCTTTCAACATAGATCCTATTTCAGATGCATATGATAATTTTACCATACGATACCTCCGTTATGATGATCAAGGTCGTTACCAAGCGACGGAACAGGTTGAATGGTCCGTTGATGACACTAAAAAAGTTTTGAAGCGTAATTGCGTGCTCCTGGATAAACTTAGCTCGTATAACCCAAAGAGAGATCCGTGCTCTGCTGGAGCTATAGAAATGGCAACAGGGGTTGAAAAGTTCAAGGTTTACCCTGCAATTCCCTCTATACGGAGTAATGCCGATGCTGACCATCAGGATGAACAAGTGTTTCCGCCTGTAGGTACAGATGTTTTTAGCTTGATTGCTCGTGTAGATGCTGCCGATATTATTGCTCCATCGTATGTGTCTGGTGGAGGAACCGGTGTCTCGTTGAGAGGGTTCGCTCGAAATTATAATGATGCGAATGGTACCATTAATGATGCACTGAAACAAAAGAATGAGCTGTATGTGGCAATGAATAGTGGAACTTCAACCGCTTTTAGTGAATGCCGACAGCTTACTTTAGAGGCGGGGATCGAATACGAAATATCCTTTGGCCTAGCTTATCCGAATGATGAATCGGATGCAGCCCAGCTCTTTGTTCCGGGTCGAGACCATATGGCAGTAGGTTTCCGCAATACGAGTGGTCAACCCATAGCGAATTTCAATGATTTCTTGTTCTATCCCCCTACCAGTACGACTTCTCAGGGAAATAGAACGATGCGTTTTACGGTTCCGCAGAAAATTGAAAATGTTTGTATGGCTTTTACCTTTGCAACGTATTCGCCTTTGGCTGGATCCGGTACGGTCACTATATCGAATTTGAAATTGAAGAGAATCGCAGGGTCCAACTATGTATTTGACCCGGCGATTACTATCCCGACTGTAGATAAAAAGAATGTGAAAGCCTTTAAAATAGAATTAGAAGTTGGCCGAGGCGGAAAGAACGGCCATGCTGGCGAAACTGGTCATATCGATATTGTAGTTCCCGCTCCTAGCAATGGTGTGGGAATTTAG